The following DNA comes from bacterium.
TTAAAGACCTCCAGCGGAGCGCGGGGAAGTTCCTCGCCACCACGCTGGGAGTGGGCCTGCTGCTCGCGATCGTGTTCATCATGAACGGGATCTACCGCGGGAATATCGCCGACGGGGTCTGGATCATCAATCACACGCCGGCGGACCTCTGGGTCGTCGAGCGCGACCGCGGCGGGCCGTTCAACGAGTCGTCCGTGCTGCCCCAGGACCTGTACCACAGCGTCGCCGCCGTCCCCGGGGTGGCGCGGGCGGACCCGTTCATTACCTACACGGTACAGCGCGAGGCGGGCGGCAAGAGCCAGCAATTTACGATCGTCGGCTACGACGTCTTCGGCGGCGCCGGCGGCCCCGCGCGGCTCGTGGCGGGCCGGGGGATCCGGCAGGCGCACTACGAGATGGTCGCCGACCGCAAGCTCGGACTCCGCATCGGCCAGACGGTGCATCTCGGGCTGGACGACTACACCATCGTCGGGCTCGTGGCCGGGGCGGTGGATTCCGGCGGCAACCCCCTCGTCTACCTCTCGCTCCCCGACGCGCAGAACGTCCAGTTCCAGCAGGACGCCCAGGCGATCTATCGGGCGCGCGCCGCGGACCTTCAGCTCCTGGAGGCGAACGGGAACACGCCGGCCCAGGCCGAGAAGCTCCTGCCGCTGCTCGCCGCCGGCACGCAGACGGCCAACGTCAACGCCGTACTGGTGCGCCTCGCGCCGGGGGCGGATGCGCAGGCGGTGGTGCAGCACATCCAGCGCTGGCTCTACCTCAACGTCTACACGAGCGCGGAGGAGCGGCAGCTCATGCTGGCGGGCCGCCTCAGCATGATGACCAAAATTCTCGGCTTGTTCCGTTCCCTGCTGGTCATCGTCTCGATCGTGATCATCGGGCTGATCGTATACGTGCTGACGATGGAGAAGATCAGGTCGATCGCCACGCTCAAGCTCATCGGCGCGCCAGACCTGATGATCGTGCGCCTCATCATGGAGCAGTCGCTCGCACTCACGATGCTCGGTTTCATCCTCGGGTATGCGTTGGTGATCGCCACGAAGGACCGATTCCCGCGGACGTTGGTGCTGCTCCAGTCGGATACGGCCGTGACGTTCGTCGTCATGCTGCTCGGCGGGGTGGTCGCCAGCCTCTTCGGGATTCGGCGCGCGCTGGACACGTCGCCGTCCGTGGCGCTTGAGGGATAGCCGTGAGCGTCCTGCAGGTCGAGGGCTTGAAGAAGGTCTACGGCAGCGGCCCGCTGGCGGTCACCGCCTTGGAGGATGTAAGCTTCACCGTCAGCCCCGGCGAGCTGCTGGCCCTCCTGGGTCCGAGCGGGTCCGGCAAGAGCACCCTGCTCCTGTCCATCAGCCTGATCCTCGAGCCCACGGCCGGGATCATCACTATGAACGGCACGCCGATCTACAGGAACGGCTGGACGGGGCTCGACATCCGGCGGTTCCGCCGCGAGAATATCGGTTTCGTGTTTCAGGCGAAGAACCTGATCCCGTTCCTGAGCGCCGTGGACAACGTCGCGCTCCCGATGATCCTCAACGGGGTCGCCGCGCGGGAGGCGCGAGCGCGGGCGCGGGATCTTCTCGGGTACCTGGAGGTCGGTCACCGGGCCCACGCCATGCCGGCGGACCTCTCCGGGGGCGAGCAGCAGCGGGTGGCCATCGGGCGCGCGCTCGCGAACCAACCGCCGCTCGTCCTGGCCGATGAGCCGACCGCGTCCCTCGACACCGGGCGCGGGATGAAAGTCATGGAGCTGCTCAAGAAGATCGCGAGGGAGCGCCGCGCCGCGGTCATCGTCGTGACCCACGATGAGCGGATGATCGCGGGGTTCGACACGGTCCTCCGGTTGAAGGACGGCCATCTGACCACGGAGGCGACCGGCCCGGCCATCGGCGCGATCGAGCCGTCCACTCCGGAGCTGCCGTCGGAGGGTGGCGCGCGTCACGTAGCGGGACGCCGGTGATCCCGCATCCCTTGCTGCGACTGTCGCGGTCAGGATGACCGGAGGCGAGCGAGATGGGGCTCTTACGGCTGGTGTTCGGCAACTGGGTGACCAGCGTCGCGTGGCTCGTGGCACTGGCGATCGTGGTCCGGATCCTGGTTAGGGTACTGAGCACCGTGTTGCGGGCAGTCACGGGGCCGCTCGTCGGCGGAGTCTCTCGGCCGCACGAGCGCCGCCTCCTGATCATGGCCGTCGCCTCGGTCGTCTGGCTCGCCGCGATCCTCGGCGCCGCGTTCCCGCTGTCCCTCGCATCGCTGCCGGCCTTTCAATCGTTGTCGAGCGTCCCCGTCGAGCCCCTTCGCACCGCGTTTCTGGTGGCGCTCATTCTGATTCCGCTCGCTGTGGGTCTCGTCTCCCAGGCGCTGCCCCGGGAGGACCGCCCTGCGCGGCCGACGCTCCGGCGAGCGGCGGGCATCCTCTGGGGCTACCGGTACACGGCCGGCTTGGCGATTGCGCTTCTCGCGTCGATCGCGGGGACGGCTGCGAGCCGCGCGCGCGCCATTGTCAGGCGGTGGGGTCGCCGGACCGTCACCGTTCGCATCGCGGCCGCGCCAGAGACGGCGCCCGCCATCCTCGAGGATGTGCAACGGGCTCTCGACGCCGGCGGGGTGCACACTACGCGTGCCGCGCCGCCCTGGTGGCTTCGGCTCCCCGGCGTGCTGCTCCGGAGCATCGGCGGCGGGGTCTTCGACACATTCGTATCGGGGCCGCTGGCCGTCCTCGTCGCGTCACAGGTGGAAATTCTGGTGTTCCCGTCCGCGCTGAGCGTGAGCGGGCGCCCGCGGGAGGCGGCGCGCGCGCAGGCGAGCCTGGCCGAGCATCTCCCGCTTTCGCGGGTCTCCATGACCTGGACCCCGCAGGGGCGCCGCATCGAGGACCGACTGCGGACGATGTGGGCGGATCTCGCAAAGGGATCCGCGGGCCCGGTCAGCACGCAGACGCTGGACGATGTGCGCGAGATCGGGGGCCACGTGCGCGAGGCGCCGCTCT
Coding sequences within:
- a CDS encoding ABC transporter permease; translation: MDLAVKDLQRSAGKFLATTLGVGLLLAIVFIMNGIYRGNIADGVWIINHTPADLWVVERDRGGPFNESSVLPQDLYHSVAAVPGVARADPFITYTVQREAGGKSQQFTIVGYDVFGGAGGPARLVAGRGIRQAHYEMVADRKLGLRIGQTVHLGLDDYTIVGLVAGAVDSGGNPLVYLSLPDAQNVQFQQDAQAIYRARAADLQLLEANGNTPAQAEKLLPLLAAGTQTANVNAVLVRLAPGADAQAVVQHIQRWLYLNVYTSAEERQLMLAGRLSMMTKILGLFRSLLVIVSIVIIGLIVYVLTMEKIRSIATLKLIGAPDLMIVRLIMEQSLALTMLGFILGYALVIATKDRFPRTLVLLQSDTAVTFVVMLLGGVVASLFGIRRALDTSPSVALEG
- a CDS encoding ABC transporter ATP-binding protein, which produces MSVLQVEGLKKVYGSGPLAVTALEDVSFTVSPGELLALLGPSGSGKSTLLLSISLILEPTAGIITMNGTPIYRNGWTGLDIRRFRRENIGFVFQAKNLIPFLSAVDNVALPMILNGVAAREARARARDLLGYLEVGHRAHAMPADLSGGEQQRVAIGRALANQPPLVLADEPTASLDTGRGMKVMELLKKIARERRAAVIVVTHDERMIAGFDTVLRLKDGHLTTEATGPAIGAIEPSTPELPSEGGARHVAGRR